The genomic DNA GACTACGGCGTTCATGCACCAACGGTTTATTTTCCACTGATAGTTCACGAAGCCATGATGATTGAACCTACCGAAACAGAGAGCAAACAAACTCTTGATCAATTTGCAGAAATTATGGGTAAAATTGTTGATGAAGCGATTAGAACTCCTGATCTTGTTAGGAATGCTCCACACAATACTCCTGTAAAGAGATTGGACGATACCGGGGCAACTAAAAATCCGATCTACAGACACCGTTGATCGTTCAAAAAACTTGTTCAAGAGGGGGCGAGAGAGGGAAAAGTGAGGTGATACGAATGAAAGCTCTGCTGCTAGATTATGGTGGAACGCTTGCACTCATTGATGAAGATCGATTCATGGAGAATTATTTTTTCATGCTGAACGTTTTTCTCGTTGAGAGGTACAAAGTGGCTTTAGACCAAGCTGATCTTTTAGATTGCATAGTACATATAACGAAGTGTGCCGATGGGTTCACAAATAATTATGAAAGGCTTCTCAAGTGTTTATCGAGCAAGGTTGAGAAGGTGGATTGGAGAGAAGCTTTTGAAGATTTCTATGCCGGCGGTGAATTCGATGAGCTCGCAAGTTTGGTTAAGCCGAATCAAAAGGTCGTAGAGTCTGCCAAAAAAGCCAGGAGATTTGGTTTATATACAGTGTTAGCAATGAATCCTATCTTTCCGAAAATAGCTGTAGAAAAGCAGTTGAACTGGATTGGCTTGGATGCCACAAATTTTGATCACATCAGTTTCATGGAGAACTCGCACTATTGCAAACCCGATCCGAGGTATTACTTAGAGATTTGCAAGGTCTTATCTATAGAGCCGAAGGATTGTTTGATGGTTGGCAACGACGATTTTCTCGATGGATCTTGTGTTAGCATTGGCATGAAATATAAACCAGTTGAGCTCTTCTCTCAAGATGGTAAAAAAGATCCACGTGAGTGGTTTTTTGATTGATATCGAGCATTCACAATAAAACTTCTTCACGCCTGACTGCTTAGAACGGGAAAGGGGGGAAAAAAGATGGCTTGCGGTCAGAAGAAGGAAGAAAAGAAACAAGAAGCTCCAAAGAAAGAAGAAAAGAAGGGCAAGAAATGAACAAACCCCGGCTTGAAGCCGGGGTTCAATCCGCTATGTTTGCAAATTTTTGTGCGAATTGTTCCGGAGTCATTTTGGCTATTGAAGCCAGTTTAGAGAGCATAGTGGGATCTTCCAGATCTCTCTTTGTAAGTTTTATCATGTAACTCTTCGCAACCTTGTAATGTTCAGAATTTAG from Pseudothermotoga sp. includes the following:
- a CDS encoding HAD family hydrolase, translating into MKALLLDYGGTLALIDEDRFMENYFFMLNVFLVERYKVALDQADLLDCIVHITKCADGFTNNYERLLKCLSSKVEKVDWREAFEDFYAGGEFDELASLVKPNQKVVESAKKARRFGLYTVLAMNPIFPKIAVEKQLNWIGLDATNFDHISFMENSHYCKPDPRYYLEICKVLSIEPKDCLMVGNDDFLDGSCVSIGMKYKPVELFSQDGKKDPREWFFD